The genome window agccagcaataaggtcacccctgagtctcctcttctccaggctaagcaaccccagctccctcagtctttcctcacagggctgtgttccaaaccctgcaccaacttcgttgcccttctctggactcgttccagcaagtcaacattcttcctaaactgagtagcccagaactggagacagtacttgaggtgcagcctaaccagtgcagtgtacaggggcagaatgacctccctgctcctgcatgcTGCTACCCCTTATTTGAAGCAAACAACACCCCCATATTAGTAACATCCGTGTCTAAGCGAAGTGCTAAAGATTACACTTCAGACAGAAGTTACTATCATGCAAGAACTCACCATAAAAGGGTTACTAGGTACTCCAACAGCTGCAACTTGTCCAAAAGGAGTTACTACAGGCTTTGCCTGGCCAAATGCAGCAAAACCTGCTCCAGGGAAAGataaatgaaaaatattaataCTAGTAACCTGTCTTTGAAGTTctttgctgcagctcccacacaAGTGGAAGCTTGGCCTGCACCATCAGCACAATGAACCCACTTTAACACTGTCAGAAATCTAAGTGTGAAACCACACAACTGAGCTTTGTGTTTGACTTCAACTGCTGGGAGCTAATTCACTCCCAAATGCTACACACAATACAGTCAGTGTTATCACATCATTTAAATTTAGGGGGAAGCACTTTCCAATTTCTCTTGCCTGTACTCTAAGGTAAGAGAGTGTTATAATCAGTTGCAGACACCCTGAAAAGTTAAGACAAACAATACCTCTTGCATTTAACTCCTTTAAGCCTAGAGCAATACCTGCAATTTCAGGATTAGATTATGGTAAAAACTCAGTCACGTCATTGCACACAGCCAAGTCAGCAAGCTCAGAGCTAGGAACCCCTCATCAATAGTATTATTAGGTTCACATAGAAATATATGCCCATTACTGCTAAACCATAGGCAGATCATGCTCTCCACATTTCCACTTCTAAACAGGATTATCTGCAATGCACAGACCTACCATTTGGCTGCTGAGCAAAAGCAGTCTGTTGAGGGaaagctgcctgggctgggaacGTGGGCTGCTGGAAGTTGCCACTGTAACTAGTAGGAAGACTGTAGGGGGCAGGAGTTCCAAATCCTGCAGGCATGCTCATGGATGCAGTACCAAAtgttgctgctggcaggcaaaAAACAAAGTTAACACCATTACTTAAATCACTTCTTTTTCATGAGACAGATTACTATAATACCACTTTAACTTTCTTAAAGGTCCCTAATGCTTCAATGACCATAAAGAAGTTCAGTTCAACTTTTACAGCCACTGAGCTGATTTGACAGCTTGGATCACCACCAGTTAAGTGCATAATTTACTTTGGCACTTTAGAAACAGAGTGATTTCAAATGTACTAGATGCAGCACATTCAGATACTttgagaaggaaaatattttttaatgctCTCTATGTGATCAGATGCTTTCccaagggtttgggtttttttagtagAAGTCTGTCCACATCAAAAGCAAGCACTTTCAGGCAGCACAAACCCCTCTGGTTTTCCCCTTTTGAAAAAGCATTGAAGAATCTTCCTGCTTCAGGCCACATTAACAGGAAGTTAAAAGtcaacaactaaaccataagGGATACATGCATCCCCTTGCTCCATCCCATCCTCAGTGTCACTTCAAAGGAAATTCTCACCATGCACAGTATTTGCACAAAGCTCCTACTGCAAATGCCCTTACTGTTGAGGGAAGACTtacaacaacaaataaaaacacCCAGAACTTTTCATCTGATTCTCTGCTGAACGTTTCAAGTAATGATCACACAGCTCACACGCAATTCCACATGCCTTCAGCAAATAAACAGCAGCACATCAAGTGTAAAAATGTAGCAACAAAACCATTATTCAGTCTTTTGGGAGGAATTCTTggaaggaagagcagcacaTGGAGGGGGTTTCGTACACACACCAGGCATTTTGTTCTATTTCAACATTAGACAGTGTTTCTTTTGAAACATTAGGAGATTGTATGCCAGCCCAACTGGTTAAAATGTATTTAATGGATGGATCTTAATAATTTGAAAGAATTACTCCGAGAGTATTCGAGGGCAAGACTTTACACACAAGTAAACTGTTGACTAAGTACACAAAAAAGCTGATGTACCAACATTGCTCTCAGGCAGTAACGAAGCTATTTGATAGGAAATCTTGCTAaaacagcaaacagcacagTGAAATAAGCAGAGACTTAAGATATCCCAAAAGGCATCAAGCTACTGTTCACAGAACCTTCAGGAGTCACTCAGCTGGTCAGTGTTTCATTGTGACCATGGAGGACATCGATAATGGTTTTGTTTTAGTTGTTGTAGGTTGTATGTGCTCTTCTCTCCCCTGGCCCAATTGCTAAAAGCCCATGCCCCTCCAAGTTCAAAAGCTGGAAAGCCTGCTGAAATTCTGCGTGCAGAGAACCAGATAGCTATCAATGAGCTTGGACAAGCAAGAACAACTAGCCACAAGAAACTTGAGACCAAATGTGGCAACCTACCAAAGTGAGCCTGAGGAAATATGTGAGAGTGAATTGCTCCTGAGAGGCCTTATGGAAGCCACAAAGAGACCAGACAATGTCAAATCATTTACACACTTCAACAGCAATGTCTCAGTTATACAGAGCAGTATACACACATATGTACCAGTTTGTTCATAGCTCAATCTATTGCTTGTCATGCTATGGAAACCATTAGAAATAAATGCTACAAAACAGATCTCCCAGGTAAGAAACCAGCAAAATTCATGCAGAAAGAAAGCTTAATATTAAAGGACAAGCTACAATCTTAACATCTTACACTGAAAGGGGTGTAATAGTATCTTTACTCATTCATTCTCTCCATAAACTAGCACCTAACATCAGCCTATCTGCCAAAGGGTTGGTACCTCTGCAAGCaaagggcagcagctgaaggtagAGCTCCCATAAATTTATCTGAAGATCTTAAAAATGATCCAAAACACCACAGTTAGGAATAGGATTAAATTTAGCAAAGTATTTGGGGCATTAAACACCTGACCAATTTTAAATCCACTGTATCTCAAAAGGGACTGAAAACACAAGTCATTTGAGTGGAGGACATGAGTTTGGTCAATTAAGTTTTAACTTTGTCAAGTTTAACTCAGTCTGCATAGAATTCTGAGCAAAGCACAACTCTGTCAAAATGTACACACCAATGGATTTAAACCTGTGGAATTACATTTAAGGGCTAGAAGTGCCAAAATTGACCAGTGTCTTTGGAGAGGAGAATTGGCATAATCTAGGAATCACCTAAATACACCTTCAGGGGTTTAAAGAAAAGTACAAGCTTGCCTTTTTAAAAAGTGATTGTCTATGAAATTGATTCTACAGAATCCTCCCCCAGAAAATTCATGTAGTTCATCAGTCTTATGTTTGTTCAAGCATTCTTTTCTGCTaccaaagggaaaataaagaccACCACCAACGGACTGAATAAGCAGACTGGCAAGGAGCTAACAGTCCTGGCAGactggcaaagagctccagctcTTAGGTTTTCAGGGTTTTGGGGACATGGAAATAAAGAAATTCAAAAACCAAGaatgccagcacagcagcaaggctTTCAAATCTCTCATTTCAGAGCAACTTTCTATGAAGCATGCTTCAAAACCAAGGTTATAGTCTTGGAAGGTACCCAACTGGTAATACGAAGACTACAAACAGCTTAGGCAGCATTAGCATTTTTCATGGCCATCATTTGAAGTCCCAGGATTGGACCAGAACAGGAAAATAATATCCTCAGCCCAATATAAAACATCACTTATCaaaaaaaccaaatgaaaccCCAAAGTTGATTTCTAAAGCCTATCCATaaatattgctctctacagtgaACAGACAAATAACATGTCAAAGACTAGAGACAAGTAATACAGAAAATCTTTAAGGAAGAAATGACAGAGCTATGAAGAAAAGAATCAATGAAAGCCTCAAAAAATAGGCACAAACCACTACATGTTTAAGAATCTAACCTGTTGCTCCTCGGCTATTGGTCTGGAATGGATTTGTTGGATGTGCCACTGGGGCAACAGGGGCAGCTACAAATGGATTTGTGGAAGGTGTTGCTGAAAGATTAAAGACAGTTTATTaaataaagtaattttaaaacagCTTGACTCACATTAGGTTTATGCAGCTTTTCTACAGAGACACATCAATATCTAAGACCACATGAAAAGTTAGGAATTGGTAATAAAATGCTTAAAAACGTATCACAACAGCACGTTTGAGGcatccctcagccactccaacATCACTAGTGAAGTGCAGCACTATCAACTAAATATGAGTAATATGTCTGCTTACAGTCCACAAAAAGGTGTTAGTAACACTTATCTACCTCCAAAGGGAGCAGGCACACTTGAAGATGCAGGCTGTGTCTGTGCAGTAGCAGCCACGGGTACTGTTCCAAAAGCATTGCTGAAAATAATTGACACATTCAGTGAAGTCAGAACTGCTTGTTTCACAAGTAAATACAACTTACAGTTACTGTTGGCATGTAGAACAGGAGAGGAATGTTTATGTGCAGTCTGCAAACTGCAATACAATTCATTGGTGCCAGGAACCAAGCCCCTGATGCTAGGGGGGGAGACCACAACTAGTGCTGAGCAATGAGAAGTCATCTCCACCAACAATGGGAGAAAGAACACTGAACAGAGACCCTCAGCAGAAAGGCTGCAAAGCAGTAGTTTTAGGGGCACTTGCAGAACCCAGCAGAGCTATAGCAGGTGTTTGGCATTTATTGCTTTAAtgaccccaaaaaaaaaggtggcTGGCACTGTGTACATTATAAACATCTGAGTAAGTTTCATTTGCCAGGGACCATGCTATGAATTTCAGGGTGCACACAAGCATCCTGTACAGGAAAGCATTACCACCTAACAGGTTTAGCATGTAATGAGtaaaaagaggcagagaacaCTCTGCTGACAAAGTACTCTTACTTTTATCTTGTAACACCCTACTGGAGGGTATTGCTGTTATTTAAAACAAAGGATGTGGCTGCAGTAGTACCTCTAAATTCATGTAAAGCTATCCCAGTTAGGGAAATAAAACCAGATGTGAGAAACACCTCCAAGCTACTTTTCTGCACATTGTTGTTGTCAGCTACTCCTAACAAGTACCTGCTGACGTTACTGGTGGCAGTATAGGCGTTACTAGAGGTTGCTGTGCAGCTGAACACGCTGTCTAGCTCTGCTAGAGCCGCGTACTTGTCTGAAGGTGGACTTGACTGATTCGGGGCTGACAACGCAGGCCCTGCTGATGCTGACACAGCTGTGCTGAAGCCACTTCCTTGCTCACTACCACCTAGAAAAGAAACAAGATAAAAAAcaattgttttattttctacCCCACCAATACTGAGAACTAAATCAAAGCTCATGAGCAGtttaagtcatagaatcaaagaatcatggaacagtttggtttggaagggatcttgaagataATCTAGTTTCAACCTgcaacaggcagggacacctcctactagaccaacTTGATCAAGGCTCCATGCAACCtgcctttcaacatttccagggctggagcttccacaacttctctaggcagcctgttccagtgcctcaccaccctcatgatgagtttcctcctaatgtctaattGGAATCTAGCTTTTTCCATCCTGAAGCGATTACCCCTCGTCCTGTTACTACACGCCTTTTTGaacaagtccctctccagtttCCCTATAGCCCTGCTTCaaatgctggaaagctgctctaaggtttccctggatccttttcctttccaggctgaacaactctaaCCCTCTCAgcggaggtgctccagccctcaagtcTCAGACTCAAGAATTAGACATGCACTAAAGACATACAACAAAATGTGTTTAACAAACCATTAGCTCTTAGGAAAGTGTCATGCTTACAGAAATATTCTGAAgctccaaagatgctgtggCTTCCCTGGAAAACGTGACACTCAAACTCTCAAATAATCCATTTCAGAACAAAGTTGTACATTACAAACCAACAGCAGTTTTTCTACATCATGTGAGAAGAAAAAAGTTTATTCCCTAActatttttctctccttaaaGTCAAGTAAACATGAAGCATTACTACTACAagttataaaagaaaaaaaaggcaagccagTCTAATcttagaatagaccagaccaggttggaagagaccttcaagatcatcacgtccaacccatcaactaatccaacccacctaatcaactaacccatggcaccaagcaccccatcaagtctcctcctgaacacctccaatgatggcgactccaccacctccccaggcagcccattccaatgggcaatcactctctctctctagaacttcttcctaacatccaatctaaacctcccctggcacagcctgagactgtgtcctcttgttctggtgctggctgcctgggagaagagaccaacatctgcctgtctacaacctcccttcaggtagttgtagagagcaataaggtcacccctgagtctcctcttctccaggctaagcaaccccagctccctcaatctctcctcatagggcttatgctccaagcccctcaccaacttcgttgcccttctctggacttgctccagcaagtcaacctccttcctaaactgaggggcccagactggacacagtactcgaggtgcagcctaatcagtgcagtgtacaggggcagaatgacctccctgctcctgctggccacactgttcctgatgctgctttggcagctcTCTGCAACAACTATTGCTCTCCATCCAAGAGCCTTCACTTCAGCACCAATACAAAACTTGTATTTTCATCACTGCAGTAGTAATTGTTTAGGTATCTCCAATGAGAGTTGTTATTATCTTGAAAGGAAGTAAGTTTTCAAAAAGCAGTCTAGTGATGACATCATTAAGAATGGTATTAGTCTTATAACTTACACCTTACACATTAAGGGTACACAGAGGTGAAATGCCACTGAACTTGGAGAAAGGACATTTTGAAATACAGTCACTGCTTAACAACACAGCCATGCCTGTGGTGAGTACACACATGGAGAACAAACATGTTAAAGAATAAAGGTTAATACCTTGCCCTGCACTGAAGATATTATCTAAGTTAGCAAGAGCTGCATATTTGTCAGCTGGCTGGAGGTTGGGCTTATTCGCTGCAGCTTTACTAGCTGCAGTGGCTGTTGTGTTGCTCTGAGAAGCATTGAAGGCCCCAAAGTCAGCACTGAAGGATTTGGGGAAGTTATCAAAGTGAGCAAAGTTAGCATTGACCGATCCAGCACTTCCACCTGTAACAAATAAAGTTGAACAGGATTAACACTCCAAAGCTAGAGAAAGTCCTTCCAACTGGCACAGTAACCCCACCTCTTCGTGAGGCAGCATTCCTCTGCCCCACCCCACATGTTTAAAACCCTTTCCCATTTCATTCAAAGTTACACTGGGTTATCATCACTTTATTCTCCCTCCCCTCAGTATTTTTGAGTCTGCCAATCCAGGGAAAGAACCCCAAACTTCAACAGCTCAAATTACAGTCATACTTCCATCTGGAAAACTACATTTTATTTCTTAGCTGTCATTTTCAATCAT of Dryobates pubescens isolate bDryPub1 chromosome 32, bDryPub1.pri, whole genome shotgun sequence contains these proteins:
- the AGFG1 gene encoding arf-GAP domain and FG repeat-containing protein 1 isoform X7, with the translated sequence MAASAKRKQEEKHLKLLREMSSLPPNRKCFDCDQRGPTYTDMTVGSFVCTSCSGILRGLNPPHRVKSISMTTFTQQEIEFLQKHGNEVCKQIWLGLFDDRSSAIPDFRDPQKVKEFLQEKYEKKRWYVPPEQAKVVASVHASISGSSASSTSSTPEMKPLKSLLGEAAPTLHLNKGTPSQSPVVVRSQGQQQQEKKQFDLLSDLGSDIFAAAPPQSPATANFANFAHFNSHTAFRTLSSSCSFGEFTSAFPLQAVHSGSAGSVNANFAHFDNFPKSFSADFGAFNASQSNTTATAASKAAANKPNLQPADKYAALANLDNIFSAGQGGSEQGSGFSTAVSASAGPALSAPNQSSPPSDKYAALAELDSVFSCTATSSNAYTATSNVSSNAFGTVPVAATAQTQPASSSVPAPFGATPSTNPFVAAPVAPVAHPTNPFQTNSRGATGLSGAIHSHIFPQAHFAATFGTASMSMPAGFGTPAPYSLPTSYSGNFQQPTFPAQAAFPQQTAFAQQPNGFAAFGQAKPVVTPFGQVAAVGVPSNPFMAGAPTGQFPTGSSSTNPFL
- the AGFG1 gene encoding arf-GAP domain and FG repeat-containing protein 1 isoform X9; its protein translation is MAASAKRKQEEKHLKLLREMSSLPPNRKCFDCDQRGPTYTDMTVGSFVCTSCSGILRGLNPPHRVKSISMTTFTQQEIEFLQKHGNEVCKQIWLGLFDDRSSAIPDFRDPQKVKEFLQEKYEKKRWYVPPEQAKVVASVHASISGSSASSTSSTPEMKPLKSLLGEAAPTLHLNKGTPSQSPVVVRSQGQQQQEKKQFDLLSDLGSDIFAAAPPQSPATANFANFAHFNSHTGGSAGSVNANFAHFDNFPKSFSADFGAFNASQSNTTATAASKAAANKPNLQPADKYAALANLDNIFSAGQGGSEQGSGFSTAVSASAGPALSAPNQSSPPSDKYAALAELDSVFSCTATSSNAYTATSNVSSNAFGTVPVAATAQTQPASSSVPAPFGATPSTNPFVAAPVAPVAHPTNPFQTNSRGATAATFGTASMSMPAGFGTPAPYSLPTSYSGNFQQPTFPAQAAFPQQTAFAQQPNGFAAFGQAKPVVTPFGQVAAVGVPSNPFMAGAPTGQFPTGSSSTNPFL
- the AGFG1 gene encoding arf-GAP domain and FG repeat-containing protein 1 isoform X8 — translated: MAASAKRKQEEKHLKLLREMSSLPPNRKCFDCDQRGPTYTDMTVGSFVCTSCSGILRGLNPPHRVKSISMTTFTQQEIEFLQKHGNEVCKQIWLGLFDDRSSAIPDFRDPQKVKEFLQEKYEKKRWYVPPEQAKVVASVHASISGSSASSTSSTPEMKPLKSLLGEAAPTLHLNKGTPSQSPVVVRSQGQQQQEKKQFDLLSDLGSDIFAAAPPQSPATANFANFAHFNSHTGGSAGSVNANFAHFDNFPKSFSADFGAFNASQSNTTATAASKAAANKPNLQPADKYAALANLDNIFSAGQGGSEQGSGFSTAVSASAGPALSAPNQSSPPSDKYAALAELDSVFSCTATSSNAYTATSNVSSNAFGTVPVAATAQTQPASSSVPAPFGATPSTNPFVAAPVAPVAHPTNPFQTNSRGATGLSGAIHSHIFPQAHFAATFGTASMSMPAGFGTPAPYSLPTSYSGNFQQPTFPAQAAFPQQTAFAQQPNGFAAFGQAKPVVTPFGQVAAVGVPSNPFMAGAPTGQFPTGSSSTNPFL